The window TTGACCAGAATCTGCTCGCCGAGGAACCCGGCATTGCGGAATATCTTGTGCGAGTTGTCGAAACCGGCGCCGTCGAACTTCACGTCCTGCACGATCACCGGCAGATCATCAACGCCGTAATTCCTTGGCAGCGACAGTGATTCGGAGTTCTCGTCATCGATCAGGAACATCCCGGCCAGCCCCCGCCGCACATGCTGTTCGGTCTTGCCGTGTGGATGCGGGTGGTACCAGAGCGTCGCGGCGGGCTGATCCACGGTCCACTTCGGCGTCCACGTGGCGCCCGCGTCGACCATCTGATGTGGCCCGCCGTCCATTGCCGCGGGCAGATGCATGCCGTGCCAGTGCACGGTCGAGGCCTCGGGCAATTCGTTGCGCACTGTGACCTCGACTCGTTCGCCGCGGCGCGCCCGTAGCGTCGGTCCCAGGTAGTCGCCGTTGAACCCCCAGGTCTCGGTGGTCTTTCCGGGCCGGAATGCCTTTTGCCCGGAACGCATTTCGAGCTCGAACACGCGGCGGCCGTCCGGTCCGAGCGTGCCTTCGGCCAGCGGCGGTATCGCCAGCTGATTACGGAAATCCGTTGTCCCGACCGTGGATACGGCGGCGCCGGTGTACACCCAGGCGAAGCAGCCGCCGATCAGGGCGGGCACCAGCACGACCAGCGCGACCACACTCAGGAGCACCCGTCGCACCCAGCGCGGCCGGGCTGGGGTATTCGAAACCGAAGACATGCACTGACGGTAGGAATCAGGTCCGTCTCAGGCATCGGGGAGCGACCCCATTTCGCCCCTGGTCTACCCCTGAGTGAGCTCCTCGGCCGCGTCGTGGCCCGCGGTTGTGGTGCGGCGCAGGAAATCGGCGATCAGCTCGAGCTGCTCCGGGGTGTACTGCTCGCACAGCGCGTCCATGCGGGTGTTCATGCCGGACAGCACGCGATACAGCTCCGGATTGCGGTCACGCACCGCGCGCACCGTGACCGCGCGACGGTCGGCGGCCGCTGGGTCGCGTTCGCGCGTGATCCACCCGCCTCGTTGCAGGCGATCCAGCACGCCCGTCATCGTCGCCGGATGCAGGCCCGCCAGCTTCGCCAGCGCGCCCGGGCTCATCGGCCCGTGCCGGTTGATCAGATCCAGGCAGTTCCAGTCCGCGTCCTTGAGCTCCAGCTTCGAGCCGAACTGCCGATTCAGCAGGGCCAGTTGCGTATTCAGCTCGCGCAGCGACTCCTTGACGGAGTTGGCGGCACGTTTCCTGTTCCCTACGTCACTCATATTGTATGACTTTCAAATTAGATGTTATGGTTCTCATATGATACGACGCCCCGATCGAAGGGCGTCGGAGGCATACCGCTTCATCTGGAGGAAGTCATGCGGATCATCGTTTTCGGAGCCAACGGACCCACCGGCCGTCTGCTGACCGGCCAAGCCCTCGACGCGGGCCACGACGTCGTCGCAGTCACCCGCAAACCGGCCGAGTTCTCGCTCGTGCACGATCGGCTCACCGTCTTCGAAGGCGATGTGCTGCACAGTGATTCGGTCGATACGGCGGTCGCGGGCGCGGACGTGGTGCTGTCCACCCTCGGCGTGCCGTTCGGCAAGGAGGCAATCAAGACATACTCCGTCGGAGCCGCGAACATCGTCGCCGCCATGCACCGGCATGGGGCGCGGCGGCTCGCGGTGGTTTCCTCCAGCGCGGTCGACCCGCAGCCTTATCCCGATGCCGGATTCTTCTTCAACCGGGTGCTGCAGCCCTATGTCGCGCGGGTCATGGGCAAGACGCTCTACGACGACATGCGCCGGATGGAAGCGCTGATCGCCGCCACTGATCTGGAGTGGACCATCGTGCGCCCGAGCGGGTTGTACGAGCTGCCCGCGGTCACGGACTACACGATGGTGGAAGGGCACGCGGACAGTCGGTTCACCGCGCGAATCGACTTGGCGGCGAGCCTGTTGCGGCTGGCGGAGGAAGGGTCGTTCGTGCGCAAGATCGTCGGCGTGGTCACCACCACCGACAATCCCAGCATGCTGCAGCTGCTCCGCAGCGAAGCCCTCGGCAAGCACTGAAACAATCCCGGCCGCACGGATGTGACGCAGGTCACTTTTGGATGTGTCACGTCCGGGGCCGGTCATCTGTCCCATGGTCGTCACCAACCAAGACGTCATCGGGAGCAACCGCCATGAGCACCAACAACACCACCCACCAGATCGTCGTTCTCGGCGCGGGCTACACCGGCATGCTGGCCGCGGTCCGGCTGGCCCGCCGCACCCGCAAGCTCGATGTGAAGATCACCCTGGTGAACCCCTCCGACCGGTTCACCGAGCGGCTGCGCATGCACCAGGTCGCCGCCGGCCAGGAGCTGACCAACCACAACATCCCCGCCATCCTCGCCGGCTCGGGCGTCGAATTCGTCCAGGGCTGGGCCACTTCCATCGACCCGCAAGCGCAACGCGTCTTCGTCGACGGGACCGCCACCCTGCACTACGACGAACTGATCTACGCCCTCGGCAGCAACACCGACACCACCAAGGTGCCCGGCGCC is drawn from Nocardia sp. XZ_19_385 and contains these coding sequences:
- a CDS encoding MarR family winged helix-turn-helix transcriptional regulator codes for the protein MSDVGNRKRAANSVKESLRELNTQLALLNRQFGSKLELKDADWNCLDLINRHGPMSPGALAKLAGLHPATMTGVLDRLQRGGWITRERDPAAADRRAVTVRAVRDRNPELYRVLSGMNTRMDALCEQYTPEQLELIADFLRRTTTAGHDAAEELTQG
- a CDS encoding NAD(P)-dependent oxidoreductase, yielding MRIIVFGANGPTGRLLTGQALDAGHDVVAVTRKPAEFSLVHDRLTVFEGDVLHSDSVDTAVAGADVVLSTLGVPFGKEAIKTYSVGAANIVAAMHRHGARRLAVVSSSAVDPQPYPDAGFFFNRVLQPYVARVMGKTLYDDMRRMEALIAATDLEWTIVRPSGLYELPAVTDYTMVEGHADSRFTARIDLAASLLRLAEEGSFVRKIVGVVTTTDNPSMLQLLRSEALGKH